A genomic window from Desulforegula conservatrix Mb1Pa includes:
- the flgA gene encoding flagellar basal body P-ring formation chaperone FlgA has product MPDFSDNRPYPDGKQSSIRNALFFAVFAVLSALPFVVSGAEVDGQKIAVIVQGHVSVKSDDIKLGEIAEIDAPENIAGEISGLIIAPSPKPGRQKNIRGGRLKDLIENRFPESKDIILDIPALIVVSRDSQILSEEILKEYYMNKIHEMSGNDPFEISDFRVRGKNIFPDGDIEIKSAGDSRGIRMGNYSLPVDVYVDGSKQGRLTLSGTAGKKIKILCATRDILKGSVVTADDIRVETKDAQNGSKGIFLTDPSLAIGKKVLSPVRSGAAILEKNLAVPSVLKKGDKVRLVAKAGLLSVETSGEVLSDAALGEQVKIKNIDTGKSITARVVDSTTAEAVF; this is encoded by the coding sequence ATGCCTGATTTTTCAGATAATCGTCCTTATCCAGACGGAAAACAGAGCTCTATACGGAATGCTCTTTTTTTTGCTGTTTTCGCGGTGTTATCTGCTTTGCCTTTTGTGGTTTCAGGAGCTGAAGTGGATGGCCAGAAAATTGCCGTTATTGTTCAGGGGCATGTTTCAGTGAAATCAGACGATATAAAACTGGGCGAGATTGCAGAGATTGATGCTCCTGAAAATATTGCAGGAGAGATCTCTGGACTTATCATTGCGCCCTCCCCAAAACCCGGACGCCAGAAAAACATCAGGGGCGGAAGATTAAAGGATCTTATTGAAAACCGTTTCCCGGAAAGCAAAGACATAATTCTCGACATTCCTGCATTGATAGTTGTCTCAAGGGATTCCCAGATATTGTCCGAAGAGATTCTGAAAGAATATTACATGAATAAGATTCATGAGATGTCCGGCAATGATCCCTTCGAAATTTCCGATTTCAGGGTAAGGGGCAAAAATATTTTTCCTGATGGCGATATTGAAATAAAGTCCGCGGGAGATTCCAGAGGAATTAGAATGGGTAATTACAGTCTGCCAGTTGATGTTTACGTTGACGGATCAAAGCAGGGCCGCCTTACACTTTCAGGGACTGCCGGTAAAAAAATCAAAATTCTGTGCGCGACCCGCGACATCCTGAAGGGTTCGGTTGTGACAGCGGATGATATAAGGGTGGAAACAAAGGATGCCCAGAATGGATCCAAAGGCATTTTTTTGACTGATCCGTCTTTGGCCATAGGCAAAAAGGTTCTCTCACCTGTAAGGTCAGGTGCTGCCATATTAGAAAAAAATCTTGCTGTTCCATCTGTTCTTAAAAAAGGAGACAAGGTCAGGCTTGTGGCAAAGGCCGGGCTTTTAAGCGTTGAAACTTCAGGTGAAGTTTTGTCAGATGCCGCTCTTGGGGAACAGGTAAAGATAAAAAATATTGACACAGGCAAGAGCATTACTGCCAGAGTTGTTGATTCAACAACTGCTGAAGCGGTATTTTGA
- the flgG gene encoding flagellar basal-body rod protein FlgG: MIRGLWTAASGMQAQQMNIDVTSNNLANSSTTGFKKSRANFQDLMYQTMLVAGPTTPGGGQIPTGIQVGMGAKPSSVQKIFTQGDYVQTGNELDMAIEGDGFFLVSDGTENLYTRAGNFTLDSEGFITTPAGLRLQPEIAIPPETTLITVQSNGQLTAHGPNEETLLTEQINVHTFINPAGLFAVGGNLFRETEGSGAPVELTPGVDGAGTIANTYLEMSNVSVVDEMVNMIVGQRAYEANSKSVQTADTMLGIANGLKR; the protein is encoded by the coding sequence ATGATAAGAGGACTATGGACAGCGGCTTCAGGCATGCAGGCGCAGCAGATGAATATCGATGTCACCTCGAACAACCTTGCCAACTCAAGCACGACAGGCTTCAAAAAAAGCAGGGCAAATTTTCAGGATCTTATGTATCAGACCATGCTTGTGGCAGGCCCGACCACTCCGGGAGGCGGTCAGATTCCAACAGGCATCCAGGTTGGTATGGGTGCGAAGCCTTCAAGCGTTCAGAAAATTTTCACCCAGGGCGACTACGTGCAGACAGGAAACGAGCTGGACATGGCAATCGAGGGTGATGGCTTTTTCCTTGTTTCGGACGGCACTGAAAATTTATACACGCGAGCCGGCAATTTTACCCTGGATAGCGAAGGCTTTATCACAACTCCGGCAGGGCTCAGGCTGCAGCCAGAAATAGCCATTCCTCCCGAGACTACACTAATTACTGTCCAGTCCAACGGCCAGCTTACTGCCCATGGCCCGAACGAGGAGACTCTTCTTACAGAACAGATAAATGTTCACACATTTATAAATCCTGCGGGTCTTTTTGCAGTTGGCGGCAATCTTTTCAGGGAAACAGAAGGTTCAGGCGCTCCTGTCGAACTGACTCCCGGAGTGGATGGCGCTGGAACCATAGCCAATACTTATCTTGAAATGTCCAACGTCAGCGTTGTTGATGAAATGGTAAATATGATCGTTGGTCAGAGAGCTTATGAAGCAAATTCCAAGTCTGTCCAGACTGCTGATACTATGCTTGGCATAGCAAACGGACTAAAGAGGTAG